TCCACCAGGTGAAGAATTTCAGCAGGAATTGTTTCATGCGTGGCCGGTCGTCGGTTCGAGGCAGTCAGGCTCTGATGCCACCTGAATCTCCAAATGTCCAGCCGCCGCCAAGGTAGCCCGGCACTCCCGGGAGCGCCCCGGGTGACCGGCCCGTTTGGCGACCAAATGACGCGGTCACAAGGAGTTTTGTTCACCTGCCATACATGCGCCGCTGGCTACGCAAAGATGACGGACAATCAATGTCACGCGCGGGAACGTCCGACCGCAGAGATGGTTAGACATTGTCCGTTTTGATGGAGTCCAAGATGATCAATATGAAGGTTCTGAGCACCGCCGCGGCGCTGGCGCTTGCGCTGCCGTTGGCTGTGGCGCCGACCGTTTCGTTCGCCCAGTCCGCCGCGCAGATGGGCGCGATGGGCGGTGGCGGTGGTGCGCGCGGCGGCGGCGGCGGTGGTGGCGGTGGCCATATCGGCGGCGGCGGCGGTGGTGGCTTCGGCGGCGGCCGTGGTGCTGCCATGGGCGGTGGCGGCGGCTGGCACGGCGGTGGTGGCGGCGGCCAGTGGGCCGGTGGCGGCGGCGGTGGTTGGCGCGGCGGCGGTGGCGGCTGGCACGGCGGCTATCATCGTGGCGGCGGCTTCTGGCCGGGCGCAGTTGCCGGTGCAGTCGTCGGCGGCGCCCTCGCCTCGGGCGCGTATTACGGCGGCTACGGCCCCGGATACGGCTACTACGATGACAGCTACGGTTATTACGACGACAGCGCACCTGTCGCCGTGGAGGCCGCGCCGGGCGGCGATGCGAGCTACTGCGCGCAGCGCTACAGGTCCTACGATCCGGCCTCGGGCACCTATCTCGGCTTCGACGGCCTGCGGCACCCCTGCCCGTAGTGAAGGCGTGAATATCTGAGTCCCGAAGGGCGGCGGCAACGCCGCCCTTTTTCATGTCCGCAATGCCACCGCGACGGCTGCGAACGTCACCACGAGCGCCACGATGTCGCTTCCGCTGAGCGGCTCGCGCAGCATGGCCGCTGCCGCCAGCACACCGACGACGGGCACCAGCAGCGTACCGATCGACGCCGTCGCCGCCGGCAATAGCTCCAGCGCCGCGAACCAGCAGACGTAGCAAAGGCAGAACTGGATCAGCGTCATGTAGAGCATCGACGCCCAGCCGAGCTGCGACAGCGCAGCGAGCTGCGGCTGCTCGATCAGAACACCGGCGATTGCGATCGGCACGCAGCCGATTGCAAGCTGCCAGGCTGCGAGCGACAGCGGCGGCATCGCTAGCTTGAAGAACTTGGTCAGCACCGTGCCGAGCCCGACGCAGAGCGCGCCGGCGAGCGCGAACAGGATGCCCGGCAATTTGCCGAGGCTCGCGTCGATGCCGCCACCGCCGATCAGCGCGGCGATCCCGGCGAGCGCCACGCCGAGCGCGAGCGCACGCGGTAGCGAGACACGCTCGCCGAGCACCGGCCAGGCCACCAGCGCGACCCACACCGGGATCGATATCCCGAGCACGGCCGCCTCGCTGGCGCGAAGCCAGATCAGCGCCAGGCCCATCGACGCGACCCAGCCGCCGATAGAGAGCGTCGACACCAGCGCAAGCCGCAACCACATGCCGTCAGGGACGCGCAGCTTCTGGCCGCGCGCAAGCGCCACGAGACCGAGCGCGATCGCTCCGACCACGCCGCAGAGCCCGCGCGACGACAGCGGCGGCCATTCCGTGAGCAGGAACTTCATGATCGGGAAATTGAGGCCCCAGCCGGTCGATGCGACCACCAGGAGTGCGAGGCCGAGCGGTGACAGCGGGGCGCGGCCGGCGACTGGAACTGCGGTCATGGACCCGTCGTAATGTGAGCGGACAAATACAAGTGATGGCGTCAGGGCTAGCTGGAAATCTGCTTGTCAGCAAACAGCATATGCATTCTATGATACAGACTTTCCGTCCAGGTTCCGCCTTAATCGGCAGACGGGCCAAGCGAGTCGCCGGCACGCGAGGCCGCAGCAAGAGGATGCATCGTGCCGAGCGTTCTCGTGGTCGATGACGACCCGATGGTGTGTGTTGCCATCGAGGTGTGTTTGCAGCGCCAGGGCTTCGACGTCACCGTCGCCGACGGCGGTGAAGCGGGCATGCGTGCGCTGGAACAGGCGACGTTCGACGTCATGCTGGTCGACGTCTTCATGCCGCATATGCGTGGTTTCGAGGCGATCCGCGTCTTCCACGAGCGCGCCCCCGATATTCCCGTCATCGCGATGTCCGGCTATGCCTTCGCCAATGCCGACCGCGCCCCGGACTTCCTGCGGATGACGATCGAGCTCGGCGCGTCGGCCTGCCTGCGCA
This Bradyrhizobium sp. CCBAU 53421 DNA region includes the following protein-coding sequences:
- a CDS encoding BA14K family protein — translated: MINMKVLSTAAALALALPLAVAPTVSFAQSAAQMGAMGGGGGARGGGGGGGGGHIGGGGGGGFGGGRGAAMGGGGGWHGGGGGGQWAGGGGGGWRGGGGGWHGGYHRGGGFWPGAVAGAVVGGALASGAYYGGYGPGYGYYDDSYGYYDDSAPVAVEAAPGGDASYCAQRYRSYDPASGTYLGFDGLRHPCP
- a CDS encoding DMT family transporter; translated protein: MTAVPVAGRAPLSPLGLALLVVASTGWGLNFPIMKFLLTEWPPLSSRGLCGVVGAIALGLVALARGQKLRVPDGMWLRLALVSTLSIGGWVASMGLALIWLRASEAAVLGISIPVWVALVAWPVLGERVSLPRALALGVALAGIAALIGGGGIDASLGKLPGILFALAGALCVGLGTVLTKFFKLAMPPLSLAAWQLAIGCVPIAIAGVLIEQPQLAALSQLGWASMLYMTLIQFCLCYVCWFAALELLPAATASIGTLLVPVVGVLAAAAMLREPLSGSDIVALVVTFAAVAVALRT
- a CDS encoding response regulator, whose amino-acid sequence is MPSVLVVDDDPMVCVAIEVCLQRQGFDVTVADGGEAGMRALEQATFDVMLVDVFMPHMRGFEAIRVFHERAPDIPVIAMSGYAFANADRAPDFLRMTIELGASACLRKPFTPQALIAAVNECLAKSAPSARLSK